The genomic stretch TTCATAGGTTTTACCGATTAATTTTTTACAGCTAGTAACTATGGTAACCACAGTAACACGATGCTGtaactatctgcaaaaatccacaccaatagtttttccacaGGTGATCAGTTGACCTCTAATGAGGGTCATCTAAAAACATTCCAGGAACACTAGAGTTCAGAAGATCCCACACCTTGTGAAGATCAGTACCAGCTCTCCTCCTCACCTTATCCACCACACGCACGTAAACCTCCAGGATGTCAGACACATGGACCGTGGCTGTGGCAGGGGCGGGGAAGGTCAAGCAGAGGTCGTGAACCATCACCTGGAGGACACCCGCATGCGCTGGAACTACCTGGAAGATGTTAGAAGCATGTAAGGAACCTCTGTAGAAACTTCATTAAAGGTCTATGAGTTGTTTGTGTTTAAGAGCCCAGGTGTTCTGGGATCAGCCCACCTCAGCGATTCCCCGAGACTCCTGAAACACCACGTCAGCGATTCCACGGATGCTCGTGTTCACGAAGAAATAGCCTGAGCCTTCTCTCAGCACGAGCTCGGCCTGACGCACAACAaaaccattcattcatttattaatgcattcaACAGACGTTTATAGAAGATTCATCAAAATCATGACTCTGAAAGTCACTCTGGATCTCACATCCTAACCATCTCCAGAGCACTGAACACCAGGAGAGCCAAGCACAAGAGAAGCTTCTTCTCCAAGGCAATCCACCTCATGAACAGGTAAATGCTCTCCCCATTGTGcaatacagatttatttataaaatatgtgcaataccacttttttattcatatctTTCCTATTTTATTATCTGTGATGTTGcttttgtcaccaaaacaaagtCCTTATAAGTGCAGAGATACCTGGCATTAAAACTCTGattctgtatttaattaaagaaacaaaaaaaagaacaggagaATAAAGAACTAAAGTAAGAGattttacagaaattaaataaaggaatgattcactataaaaaataataaagtattacatGGACTGCTGAAAAAGAACTGGGCGCTGAATGATGCACAGGGCATAAAGGGACACAGAGGGGCAGTGAGAGGCACATAGGGCCAACAAATAGGCACAGAGTGGAAGCAAAGTACACATGGGGGCAGCAAGAGGCACAGAGGGGCACACAGGGGCACTGAGGGGTGCACAGGGGCAGCAAGATTGGATAGCGAGAGGCACAGAGGGGCAGCGAGAGACATGCAGGAGCACCTGACACAAGGAATGTAGGATGAGTATGAGCGCATGTGTGAGCACTGAGACGGGAGATCAGAAGGTGGTGTTGAATGGTGTGGAAAACTTACCCTCACATCAGGGTGGTTATAAATAGAGACTGACTGAGGGGTCACAGTCACATCTTCAACCAACAGGAGGTCCAATGTAGCAGAGACCACCGTCAGAGACtcaaactgagagagagagagagagagagagagagagagagagagagagagagagagagagatgaattaATTCAGCCCAGTCTAAAACCACTTCCTGTTCActaaagagaagtaaaaaaagattAGTTCTCCTGCTGAATAAAGCAGGTTGGGGACAGAACAGTGGGTATGAAGGGGTCATTAGAGAGTTATAACTGTGTTATAAAGCAGTAGAAATGTAGCGATGGGTATTTtccagtttgtgtgtgtggcgtgactctgtgcagctttaTGAAAACTAACGTCctcaatttgtttttatttgttttaaccgTTGCCAATAGCAACCAATGAGGTCTGATCGCGTGTCTGCAGTGACAAAACAACccacatgcacacgcacgcacacacacacacacacacacacacacacacacacacacacaccctctcatcTTTACAGGAAACGAAACCTTGTTATGaaaggtgcagtgtgtgtgtgtgtgtgcgtgcatgagtaagaaaaagagagagagagagagagagagagagagagagagagagagagagagagagaaagagagaaaagaaacttACCCCTGGTAGAACAGCTGCTTTCTCAAGATGAGACGTCTGGTACCCCAGTGCACTGACGGTGATTGCTGCCACGCCCGACTCGTGATGAACAAACACCGTCTGCCGTCCTGCAAGTGAAAAACGTGCGCTTTAACATACATGCTACAGaaaacagtggcaaaaaaagagaaagaatgagagaaagaaagaagaaaagaacccGTGGTACCGTGGAGTTTCTTCTGTTCGGTGTTGCTCTCCACAGTGATGTACAGCTCCATGGGTTTGTTGGACTCGATGCTCGCCAGCGCGGCTCTGGACGTCTCCCACGTTACACTCAGGGAGCTGAAGTTATCAAACTTCCTGCCCTGTCGGTCAAACACCGCCACGTCCAACTCTGGGTTCCGATAATTAGACACGGGAACCTGAGGGACGAGTaacaagttaaaaaaagaaaatggaataaGAAATattgaaagacaaaaaaacagaaggagAAGAGGACACAAGAGCgatatgagaagaaaaaaaatacaggacaGAAAAGACATGACAAGCGAGATCAGGACAGGAGACACAAGACAGAGAAATCTAGACAAAGAGGTCAGGACAGGAGGGACAAAACTAAAAACAGGACAAAGGACAGAATAAGTGTAGGACAGAGGGGACAGAGGGACAGGTAAGACAGAATAAAAAGGGTAGAGCAAGAAGGACAGGATAAGAAGGGTAGAACAGGGGAGACAGGGAGAAGATAAGAAGGGTAGGACACTGAGGACAGGATAAGGAGGGTAGGACAGAGGACAGGGAGGACAGGATGGGGGACAGGATGAGAGATAAGGGACATTAAACCAGCGGTGCTCCTGTGATGGAGGAGTAAaaagaagagacagaaggacGAGTGTACCACTTGTTTGTTGTGCTGCAGCAGGGGACAGGACAGGTCCAGCTGGGCGTTGGTGTAGACGGGGACGAGTGCAAGGCGTGATGGAGGAGCGCAAACAAACTTCACCACTGCTGGTTCCACTGCCGGGAACGGGTTAGTCAGCGTCGGCCGATTCCCTACAGTCACCGCTAACACCTGGAGACACGCGGGAAATacatcagtacacacacacacacacacacacacacacacacacacacacacacacacacacacacacacacacacacacacacaaacccctaACCTCAAGAAACAAGGTAAAGATTCCTCACCTGTTCCCCGAGGACACGGCACGTCGCTCTGATGTTGTGAGTGAAGTAGTTGCGTGACGCAGGGCCTGTTAGCGTGAGCGTCACACTGGTCGGATCCTCGGCCGTCAGGTTCCTGAAAAACTTAGAAGGTTCGAGGATCCAGGGCTTCGGGCCGCCTTCAAACAGCATGTCTTTAGAGGAGCCGAGAGTGACAAGAGCAACGGAGACGGGATCTACAGCCTGGAGTGGAAGGAGGGGGATATTTCaatgtgagaatgtgtgtgtgtgtgtgtgtgtgcgcctgcgTGCCCGTATGTAGTAGCAGGACTCACTCTGAGAGGTGGGTATGCTGCGATGGTGATCTTGGCGCTCAGGTGAACATTTCCGTGTGTGTAACTGACCAGCAGGTTTGTGTAACCTGGAGATACGGCCTGCACACGCACACCACTGCAGTGCTGCTGACCCGGGGGTAAACGccctgcccacacacacacacacacacacacacacacattaagctTTACACTATCATACAGTCATCATATATCCATCCTAATGCGAATATGCAGAGAAGTGCAAAAGTTCGTGCCCCCCCTCGTTAACAGCACCGagtgttttagttttatttattacgtGTTCagaccggtgtgtgtgtgtgtgtgtgtgtgtgtctcaccctGCTGGAGCTGGAACACGCCTTGATTTTCCATCTGCACCTGCAACTCAAAGTGTGAGCAGTCACTCAGCGTGACCTTCTCACCCTCCTCGGAGCTCAGCTGGCCAAAGATACGCAGTGGAAGCTCCAGACCCAGGTTCACCTGAGCCTCCACCACACACGGAGCAAATTCCATCCTCACCGGCTCGATCACGtacacctaccacacacacacacacacacacacacacacacacacacacacacacacacgagtgtaAACTACTCTGTACTcttacagctttacctctgactggtaacacagtgctgacactggaggctccttccagtatcaataaataaataaataaataaataaataaataaataaataaataaatagacagacagaacacatttcataaatgtaatgCAGCTTGAGGTGCTttacaatgtgaaaaaaaaagaataataattaatagtaaaataaaattaatagaaatcatgtaataaacaaaaataaatatttaattaaattgcaGTCTCTCAATAAACAATTctacatgaataaaaatgtatctatataaattatttatataaattattctgTACATTCATTAAAACTTGcactttctgatgtttttctttgtatagtttaaaataaacactttatccTGAACATAAACAACAGATAATTAGTGTAATTATATTATGCACATATATGCAGATTTAATGAGGTCATGCACGTCATGAAGTTTCGGTTTCTGTGATGTGATTTTTTGTTCTCACCTTCATCTCTCCGTAATGTAGAGGGTTCCGTAGGTCGTAAGCGAACACCGTACTCGCGCCGATGTCACGCACCGTCGTCATCACGCCCTTCACCGTAACCGTAGCGACAGCCGCGTTCGAGGACGACCAGCTGAAGTTTCCGCTTCCTCCCTTCGCCTGGACCATAGAGaaaatatcatttatatttaaaaattaattctaAATATCAACCATATTAAAATCTCAAATTACCATTTTAAGTTAAAAGAGATGCAAATAAAACACCAGTAGCAAATACCTCGATTTCATTTGTTAACACTTTCAAAcgtattcaaataaataataaaaaaattaattaaaagaaagatttataaacttatttctaataaGTATTAGCGGTGTGTAGgtttctaaatattaaaaagtaaatttttttaataatataaaataaatatccacacaaaatatttaaaaattatttttatatagatacaattaaataaataagctttCATGAATATCAAAATAAAGTACTATGTTTTAatactaaaaattatttttattgggCAACAAcgtttttttaatatcttttagcaaataattttcaattttaaaagaagaaattattaagtataaaagtatatgttaatttgtttaaaatatcgATATTATTGGTGCTATAATATGtacttatatttttaatatataatattaataaaagtgtttgtttttatgataaatgcatgaattcctatttaaaaacacttttagccctaatgtatttaattattcaatattctttaaattatttctaattgtttttccttttgtttttagagtaaatacattcattataacACTTCATGAGAGTAAATACAGTGGGgaattattataatcattttaaaaattgCCCCTTataaagaaattaacagtctagatttttatgtttgatgtattttaacagaaaaagacagaatataaaaatccttaaaaaaaaaaaaaaaacaccagtcacagaatcaacctcttccattcaaacctctccaccaccatgggtgAGAACAAAGAGCTGCTACAGGACGTGAGGGACGAGGTTGAAGACCTGCACCAGACTGGAATGAGCTGgaattttttatgaataaaaaagtacCTTAATAGTGTACTGATACGCCCCTTCTTTCGGTTGCCATGGGAATGTGAGGATGGCGGGATTGAGGACGATGGGGTTGTAGATTTCCACGTCCTGTTCGTTTCTTACTgggacaggaagtgtgtgttcgATTCCTCTCTtttaaaacaggaagtgaacgGAGCAGGTAAAAACACGGTCATACTGAGAAaaccacttaacacacacacacacacacacacacacacacacacacacacacacacgcacacacacgcacacacacacacaccttatccACAACGGCCCTCAGCATCCCCTCAATGAGCGTCTGTCCATTCTTCACTGCTTTAACATGATGGTATGATCCGTTCAGGGACGACTCCAGAACCTCGAAGAACTCTTTAGGAAAGGTGGGTTCTATCCGGACGTTCTGTTAGAACACACAAGTGTAAAACATCCATTTCATTTaaaggaatgtttttttatccTTTAGAACCCAAATGATCAAGTGTACTAACATCAGAGAGATAAATCTTGTTGCTGGACTTGTCAAAAACTTCAATGAAGATCTCATAGGTTCTTCCAGTCTCCAGAACCCAACGTTCTCCAGGGTTTATCTTAAACACTGACACAGCAAAGTCAAAAATTACAccgagaaataaataaaaaccatcaggagatatttgtgtaatttggtatgttacattatttataaaaaagaatctTCTGGAATAATAAgtcaaattgtttaaatttttaaaaaacatttacagataaatgaattgaattcatttAGAAATAAACAGATGCTGAAATTCTAAGCAAGAATTATTCGATTTAGGATCTAATAGACACAGGAGCAGTGCTGAGAAAGATGTTCTTTTTATGTAgaactttaaattaaaaacaggaGGTTTTAAGATTACGTTCATTTATCTACCAAATAGGACAtttgaacagtgtgtgtgtgtgtgtgtgagatactaACCCAGGTATCCAGGTTCCACCACGTACAGTGTGCTGTTTGGAAGTCGAGATGCTCCCTTCATCCCCAGAGCTCAACACTGAGTCAAGGTTCAACCATCAGCGTGTCTCATCAACACCTACACACTGCCTTACTCAAATATTCTGACACAAACTatacaaaaaacacacttttttttcagctACAACTGAAATTAAATGAGATTAAatctatttaatgtttaaaaatctaaatatttaaatgtattattattaaatcgCTATGAAATGTCGAAAACACACGCACATAGAAAATAATGATGCATTATTTAATATGGAGACCCAATAATATGAGTTATAAACTCATAAATGCATTACAAactcattaatatttaatacgGACTCATTAAGACTATCAACGCAATATCAAACTCATTAACATAGTCATTCATATTAATTATAGAtcgtttatatttattagacccattaatatattcatattcatgtgATTTTCATTGGGACAAAGAGCAGATCGCACACATAATTACTGTTTTGAAAGATTTGGAGGATTTCTGTTAATATCTGAGCAGAAAAAAGAGCATGTGTGCGAGATGTGAAGGATACTCTTGTGATCCAAGACAATGTTTGTGTGTCCGTGCTGAAGAGCAAAGACCGTCGAGGTGCTGGGATCGAGCTCAGCCACTGCAGAGTTCACGTTTACTCCAGGAGCCACCACGCTGTTCTTCAGCTGGAGCTCATACTGATCACACGGCATAGAGAGCTCTGAGACGCGAACCAAACCAAACATCAAAAATCAGCAAACATGGAACACACCCTCCATCTCATCTACAGGATTCCACACAGACCTGTGATCTTTCCTTGCCGGATTTTCTGAACTTTGTACTTGATGGAGGTTCCGGCAAGTAGGTAGACATCGTAGGCAGGGCTCAGGAGAATGTTCTCCAGAATCAGCAGTCGCACCTCGGCAGCTCCGACATGCTGTAGAACATCAGGGTCACATCAGAAGGTGTTTATATCACAAAATTCAACTATTTAATTTCAGCCCATTTTTTATCCAATATGAGGCGATATTATAGCCTCAGTATTATTCATTACaagctcattaatattcataattGACTCATAGGTGGTCATTATAACCttattaacattaaatagaCTCAATAGTGAGTTGTAAACTCATTAACATTAATATTCATGAGACTCGATAATATTAAGTGTTATCTTGCCGTGCTCCTTTAGAGGAAATATTAACAATACACATACGTTTTACTATTAACTTATTAATATTCATAGTTGATTCACTGGTAGTTATTAAAAACTCAATAATGTTAATTACaaaatcattaatatttattgtaaGCTAATTAATATTCCACTATATACTCCctgatattatttaaatttaaaatatttagagaCTCAATAACAGTCAATATAGACAGAATAATGTGAGCTGtacactctttcacacacactcattatggGCTTGTTAATATTCATAGACTTGTTCTTATTAATTGCTGTCTCACTGGTTGGTGTTTAGAATTAATATTAAGTGTacacattaatattcattactGACTCATTAATACTCACTACAGACTTAAAAACAgtcattaaaaacacaataatgagtgataaactcattaatattcactataGACTCATTGCACACGAttattttgaccttttttttgatgaaaatgaataatttagAGGAACGATGTAGTGTGAGCTCTCCAGAAGAAGTGCTGAGGTTCAGGAGAAGTGGTGTACCGTGTACAGAGGCTCTTGGATTTTAGCTTTGAGTTTTGCGTGGCCAGTTTTAATCCCAGATACCAGGATGATGTCTCCCTGCTTCCCCACTCGCTCCATGTCTGAGATGTACGTAGGAGGTGTGTAGGTCGAATCGGAGAACTTCAGCACTCTGAGAGGGAACGAGTAGCATCAGTCACatgaatgcattttaaatgaatgataaacactgtgtgtgtgtgtgtgtgtgtgtgtgtgtgtgtgtgtgtgtgtgtgtgttagttaccGTAAGGAGCTGTAGGAATCGGGGAGTGAAGTCGTCTCTGTGCCCTTTACGAGGCtccagtcaaacaccagacCAGCCAAAGTACTGAACGTGTttcctgcacaaacacacaactctAATCATTACACAATAAAACATCAGAGCGAAAACGTCACTGCAGGGTTGAACGATACGACCCAAATATCACATCACGATACTCACAAGCCCTTTTAATTACTAATCaaccgataaaaaaaaattattcagtttaatattttaaaaaattttaatacaaaaaaaaaattggtcaaaaattacaaagaaaaaaaatttaagtttttttatattattattaaaaacagaacatctttatgttttattaaaaaaatacttcatacgtttttttttataaatataattttttttaaatgtcaattatttatttaatttaagaatTAGATTATTGTACAATATTATTGCAGCTGCTTCgagttaattatttatataaacagaaaaattttaattaaacaaaaataaaaaatttgttacatttgactggaaagaacatttttatatatttagtaaacaaataaattttctctgtgctgtaatgatccatgatgtgtgtgtatgtgtctgtgtgtaaaagtTAGTGCCCCCACCCTCTGAATCCAGCGCGTGGATCATCAGCTCCAGGGGTGAGTCCTCCAGGTGGAGCTCCCGTGTGGTGGAGACGATCTGAATCTCGTTAATGACGTCCACGATGGCGTCGCAGCGCAGCACCTGCCCCGTCACTGGAACACACCAGAAGGTTTCAGGATCTACACTTCTGATCCAAATCAACCTGGActacaccttcacacacacactcgtgttcCTCACCCACGTCCTCTGCTAGAATGATGCTGGTGAGACGAGAGAGCTGAGTGGAACGAGCCTGCAGTATGGCTTTCTGAGAACATTGATTCTCCTCCACATCTACAGACTCAACACTCGCCACCTCGGGTCTGTTCGACGACCTgcgcacacgcgcgcacacacacacacacacacacacacacacacacacacacacacacaaacaatgtacTGATATTGCAGTAGAATCCGGTCTGATAAAGCTGCAGCAGCTATAAGAAGACAATAAGAACTtcacaaaacacagaaacatcTCCAACCAATTTTGATGTGAGATGAAGTGAGGTGGATATGAGATGATGTGAGGTGGATGTGAGGTGGATGTGAGATGAAGTAAGGTGGATGCGAGATGATGTGAGGTGGATGCGAGATGAAGTGAGGTGGATGCGAGATGGATGTGAGAAAGTGAGGTGGATGCGAGATGATGTGAGGTGGATGCGAGATGATGTGAGGTGGATGCGAGATGGATGTGAGAAAGTGAGGTGGATGTGAGAAAGTGAGGTGGATGCGAGATGATGTGAGGTGGATGCGAGATGATGTGAGGTGGATGCAGATGATGTGAGGTGGATGCGAGATGGATGTGAGAAAGTGAGGTGGATGCGAGATGATGTGAGGTGGATGCGAGATGATGTGAGGTGGATGCGAGATGGATGTGAGAAAGTGAGATGGATGTGAGAAAGTGAGGTGGATGCGAGATGATGTGAGGTGGATGCGAGATGATGTGAGGTGGATGAGATGGATGTGAGAAAGTGAGATGGATGTGAGAAAGTGAGGTGGATGCGAGATGATGTGAGGTGGATGCGAGATGATGTGAGGTGGATGCGAGATGGATGTGAGGTGGATGCGAGATGGATGTGAGAAAGTGAGGTGGATGCGAGATGATGTGAGGTGGATGCGAGATGATGTGAGGTGGATGCGAGATGATGTGAGAAAGTGAGGTGGATGTGAGAAAGTGAGGTGGATGCGAGATGATGTGAGGTGGATGCGAGATAAAGTGAGGTGGATGCGAGATGATGTGAGGTGGATGTTAGAGAACATTATAAAACATTGAGGTGATACAGAGGTTTATCTTTGtcttgtgttttaaattatgaatGATTTATACACGTCACTTCCGGTTTACCATCTGTAGCAGCCTTCTGTAGCCTCCAGGGTGAAGTTGATCCTGGTGCTCCTGGCCAGAGGGAGCAGGACTTTAGGGATGTTGAGTTTTGCCGCCTGGCTTTTAAACGTGCAACCGGAAGTCAGGAGCAGCAGTAGGAACACACACCGGAAGTAGAGTTCTTCCATCAGGTGCCCGTTCATTCAATTCAGCCGGAGGAGGAGGAATCACTCAGAAGATCCGCTTCACTGACCTGCAGCCCCGGGAGaggaaaacaaatatatacagttatacaatacatacaaataaacaataaacgaattatttaaaacaattaagtTTTATAGTTACACCTCGTGCACGCGCGCAGCCTTCTAACGGCCGCTCTCTCGCAACGTTATTCACACGGCAcgtgcgcgcgcgcacacacacacacacacttaactacCCACGAGAGCGAGTTTTATTACCTGGTTAATcttaataaagtaaaacacGCGCGCGCGCTGCCCGTCGCTCTTCTTCACCACAGAAGTCGCGTGGAAATACCCGCCATTGGTACGCCTGCCCACCACAGGACGCGGCCGCGGTGCATCCTGGGAAATGTAGGCTGTCATTCAAACCGCCGCCGCATCCCAACACGTCGCCTACAGCCTTCGTGATGTGTGAAACTGACCCTGCTCGTGCGCCCTTCAGAGCGCCCTATACCGGAACAGGAAGTGATTTGATACACGGCTCACACGGGACTCCAAAGACTTCCGGTTTTCC from Silurus meridionalis isolate SWU-2019-XX chromosome 16, ASM1480568v1, whole genome shotgun sequence encodes the following:
- the nup210 gene encoding nuclear pore membrane glycoprotein 210 isoform X1, producing MNGHLMEELYFRCVFLLLLLTSGCTFKSQAAKLNIPKVLLPLARSTRINFTLEATEGCYRWSSNRPEVASVESVDVEENQCSQKAILQARSTQLSRLTSIILAEDVVTGQVLRCDAIVDVINEIQIVSTTRELHLEDSPLELMIHALDSEGNTFSTLAGLVFDWSLVKGTETTSLPDSYSSLRVLKFSDSTYTPPTYISDMERVGKQGDIILVSGIKTGHAKLKAKIQEPLYTHVGAAEVRLLILENILLSPAYDVYLLAGTSIKYKVQKIRQGKITELSMPCDQYELQLKNSVVAPGVNVNSAVAELDPSTSTVFALQHGHTNIVLDHKTLGMKGASRLPNSTLYVVEPGYLVFKINPGERWVLETGRTYEIFIEVFDKSSNKIYLSDNVRIEPTFPKEFFEVLESSLNGSYHHVKAVKNGQTLIEGMLRAVVDKRGIEHTLPVPVRNEQDVEIYNPIVLNPAILTFPWQPKEGAYQYTIKAKGGSGNFSWSSSNAAVATVTVKGVMTTVRDIGASTVFAYDLRNPLHYGEMKVYVIEPVRMEFAPCVVEAQVNLGLELPLRIFGQLSSEEGEKVTLSDCSHFELQVQMENQGVFQLQQGRLPPGQQHCSGVRVQAVSPGYTNLLVSYTHGNVHLSAKITIAAYPPLRAVDPVSVALVTLGSSKDMLFEGGPKPWILEPSKFFRNLTAEDPTSVTLTLTGPASRNYFTHNIRATCRVLGEQVLAVTVGNRPTLTNPFPAVEPAVVKFVCAPPSRLALVPVYTNAQLDLSCPLLQHNKQVVPVSNYRNPELDVAVFDRQGRKFDNFSSLSVTWETSRAALASIESNKPMELYITVESNTEQKKLHGRQTVFVHHESGVAAITVSALGYQTSHLEKAAVLPGFESLTVVSATLDLLLVEDVTVTPQSVSIYNHPDVRAELVLREGSGYFFVNTSIRGIADVVFQESRGIAEVVPAHAGVLQVMVHDLCLTFPAPATATVHVSDILEVYVRVVDKVEIEKSVRAYVRVLDDTKKPFLAKYFSNMNLKLKAASSLVSLQPLLEYSEKDTATFLVKGLMIGQTSISAFVTDKNGRTISSVPQQIEVFPPFRLLPRKVTLIIGAVMQITSEGGPQPQSNIQFSLSDSNIASVNNIGLVRGVAVGNMTVTGVVQAVDTESGKLVVISQDQVEVEVVQLKGIRISAPITRMKTGTMMPVYVMGLTSSVTPFSFGNALPGLTFHWSVTKRDILDVHTRHSEASVKLSAEHSFAMSVSGRSKGRTGLKVVVRATVPEAGHLWGNKLELSDEIQIQVYEKLQLLNPEVQTEEILMSPNSLLKLQTNRDGVGSVLYRVLDCPDKAPLIHVDDNGHLTSGSLTGMASLQITAQESFGVNQTIILAVKVVTVSYLRLSTSSVFYNTETLSAFPLGSVLTFSVHFHDSTGEALHSHNSQLTFSTNRDDLVQVGKGVSNNTLTVRTVNVGLTLLSIWDPEQSSLVDYVALPVHHAIHPADAHHLVPADVVCFSAQLVSHDGLSGTWSSSSSAILEIHPKTGVAVARDVGTVTVYYEIPGHLRTYREVIVDSVSKTVATVPSGSVRNEREAKVFLTTRERGTNLMGSCSLAQLESVASLQPEKSIRCHLQFTSDAVDFSAHDVYHTHTTFDTSTGVYSCVLTLGPMTEQQVKILSVSMSGVRVEADVEGSRFTGERVSAELQVKPGFYSDQTHIILSSQHTTAELSVYGATGLLKHLQVKSSSPSILVQEKEVSFTYPSFIRYTVTLLNLRDVSSASLTVWSPGSEQQLLIPITVVHTTDSSSTTRAGVGGEGDGILQQFMDSYQVMFFTLFALLAGTAVIVIVCHAIFSPRDPPVHSAFIQKTPPPPVSPVASHFNSSLHSPDLRSSPKLRLFSPSYNSR
- the nup210 gene encoding nuclear pore membrane glycoprotein 210 isoform X2; this translates as MNGHLMEELYFRCVFLLLLLTSGCTFKSQAAKLNIPKVLLPLARSTRINFTLEATEGCYRWSSNRPEVASVESVDVEENQCSQKAILQARSTQLSRLTSIILAEDVVTGQVLRCDAIVDVINEIQIVSTTRELHLEDSPLELMIHALDSEGNTFSTLAGLVFDWSLVKGTETTSLPDSYSSLRVLKFSDSTYTPPTYISDMERVGKQGDIILVSGIKTGHAKLKAKIQEPLYTHVGAAEVRLLILENILLSPAYDVYLLAGTSIKYKVQKIRQGKITELSMPCDQYELQLKNSVVAPGVNVNSAVAELDPSTSTVFALQHGHTNIVLDHKTLGMKGASRLPNSTLYVVEPGYLVFKINPGERWVLETGRTYEIFIEVFDKSSNKIYLSDNVRIEPTFPKEFFEVLESSLNGSYHHVKAVKNGQTLIEGMLRAVVDKRGIEHTLPVPVRNEQDVEIYNPIVLNPAILTFPWQPKEGAYQYTIKAKGGSGNFSWSSSNAAVATVTVKGVMTTVRDIGASTVFAYDLRNPLHYGEMKVYVIEPVRMEFAPCVVEAQVNLGLELPLRIFGQLSSEEGEKVTLSDCSHFELQVQMENQGVFQLQQGRLPPGQQHCSGVRVQAVSPGYTNLLVSYTHGNVHLSAKITIAAYPPLRAVDPVSVALVTLGSSKDMLFEGGPKPWILEPSKFFRNLTAEDPTSVTLTLTGPASRNYFTHNIRATCRVLGEQVLAVTVGNRPTLTNPFPAVEPAVVKFVCAPPSRLALVPVYTNAQLDLSCPLLQHNKQVVPVSNYRNPELDVAVFDRQGRKFDNFSSLSVTWETSRAALASIESNKPMELYITVESNTEQKKLHGRQTVFVHHESGVAAITVSALGYQTSHLEKAAVLPGFESLTVVSATLDLLLVEDVTVTPQSVSIYNHPDVRAELVLREGSGYFFVNTSIRGIADVVFQESRGIAEVVPAHAGVLQVMVHDLCLTFPAPATATVHVSDILEVYVRVVDKVEIEKSVRAYVRVLDDTKKPFLAKYFSNMNLKLKAASSLVSLQPLLEYSEKDTATFLVKGLMIGQTSISAFVTDKNGRTISSVPQQIEVFPPFRLLPRKVTLIIGAVMQITSEGGPQPQSNIQFSLSDSNIASVNNIGLVRGVAVGNMTVTGVVQAVDTESGKLVVISQDQVEVEVVQLKGIRISAPITRMKTGTMMPVYVMGLTSSVTPFSFGNALPGLTFHWSVTKRDILDVHTRHSEASVKLSAEHSFAMSVSGRSKGRTGLKVVVRATVPEAGHLWGNKLELSDEIQIQVYEKLQLLNPEVQTEEILMSPNSLLKLQTNRDGVGSVLYRVLDCPDKAPLIHVDDNGHLTSGSLTGMASLQITAQESFGVNQTIILAVKVVTVSYLRLSTSSVFYNTETLSAFPLGSVLTFSVHFHDSTGEALHSHNSQLTFSTNRDDLVQVGKGVSNNTLTVRTVNVGLTLLSIWDPEQSSLVDYVALPVHHAIHPADAHHLVPADVVCFSAQLVSHDGLSGTWSSSSSAILEIHPKTGVAVARDVGTVTVYYEIPGHLRTYREVIVDSVSKTVATVPSGSVRNEREAKVFLTTRERGTNLMGSCSLAQLESVASLQPEKSIRCHLQFTSDAVDFSAHDVYHTHTTFDTSTGVYSCVLTLGPMTEQQVKILSVSMSGVRVEADVEGSRFTGERVSAELQVKPGFYSDQTHIILSSQHTTAELSVYGATGLLKHLQVKSSSPSILVQEKEVSFTYPSFIRYTVTLLNLRDVSSASLTVWSPGSEQQLLIPITVVHTTDSSSTTRGVGGEGDGILQQFMDSYQVMFFTLFALLAGTAVIVIVCHAIFSPRDPPVHSAFIQKTPPPPVSPVASHFNSSLHSPDLRSSPKLRLFSPSYNSR